A stretch of Falco rusticolus isolate bFalRus1 chromosome 2, bFalRus1.pri, whole genome shotgun sequence DNA encodes these proteins:
- the LOC119142810 gene encoding uncharacterized protein LOC119142810 has protein sequence MKKMLEGAAHPPVPDDQDIPESAEDDSEENSKSLCTFRKGPEDPVTVCEEQPDGDDESLKQAAVGSRERFPITVSEVSTMLNSALRNELPVESDSSLLIDINPSPTENLTKYALDDEETNPRHKENLCRSSFLKISSDKNSIQETEGISEDCNAPLLSTENKFGSYQSTLEPDMEAKLLSLNGEEKEISQPCNSNVRDNMPDNNTGDKGALKAEENSSNAWGFFSVNLLTEELQLGFDNQVSLSSSSEDKFVGEQKPPKMRKPKQTHTNCSTQLNCSQSNEGLVKENHHVTVTEEAGNVISNGLLATPAGEVHFDSLVETRATFMQRSSEVNVPRIDAAPIISKRKKYRRIVNLAPKFNLPRQIAGSTEEGKEVSIKDDVPQKSVLEVGQKSFLSKNHGEECEQAHALQEYSAPYSGTEATCSLLTLDTDALLHDISYIHSEQSSTPKYSCRVSVVSRMKEEQARTLKQQQVVDKKEGESEQCSSEVTNSQPDIVSSVKVFSEYPEVSSILASCSESVREADDPEPAEASQLEDNQDENMRCSFLGLPLSLGFAFQLVQLFGSPGLPLESLLPDDYIVPLDWKVSKMIYLLWKTSVEEKQKANLSQDGNALDYIISLEDLNKNHQENQDSSETLPEVELFQGVTEENILTHASTDSLDDVFHRL, from the exons atgaagaaaatgttagaGGGAGCAGCTCATCCCCCAGTTCCAGATGACCAGGACATACCAGAAAGTGCAGAGGAtgattcagaagaaaacagcaaatcaTTGTGCACATTCAGAAAAGGTCCAGAGGATCCAGTAACAGTTTGTGAAGAGCAGCCTGACGGTGATGATGAAAGCCTAAAACAAGCTGCAGTGGGTTCAAGAGAAAGGTTTCCCATCACTGTGTCTGAGGTCTCAACAATGTTGAACAGTGCATTGAGAAATGAACTGCCTGTAGAAAGTGACAGTTCACTTCTAATAGATATAAACCCTTCTCCTACTGAAAACCTAACCAAATATGCATTAGATGATGAGGAAACAAATCCAAGGcacaaagaaaatctttgcaGAAGCAGTTTCCTAAAAATAAGCAGTGATAAAAATTCCATCCAGGAAACAGAAGGCATCTCTGAGGATTGTAACGCGCCACTGttaagcacagaaaacaaatttggaTCCTATCAGAGTACGTTGGAACCTGACATGGAAGCTAAACTGTTAAGTTTAAatggtgaagaaaaagaaatctctcaGCCTTGCAATTCAAACGTACGTGATAACATGCCTGATAATAACACAGGGGACAAAGGTGcattaaaagcagaagagaataGCTCTAATGcctgggggtttttttcagttaatttacTTACTGAAGAATTGCAGTTGGGCTTTGATAACcaagtttctctttcttcttcatctgaGGATAAATTTGTAGGTgaacaaaaacccccaaaaatgaGGAAACCTAAACAGACTCATACGAACTGTTCAACACAGCTAAACTGCTCTCAGTCAAATGAAGGATTGGTAAAGGAAAACCATCATGTAACGGTAACTGAAGAGGCTGGCAATGTAATAAGCAACGGTCTGTTGGCAACTCCAGCTGGTGAAGTGCACTTTGATTCCCTTGTGGAAACCAGGGCCACCTTCATGCAGCGTTCAAGTGAAGTAAATGTTCCAAGAATTGATGCTGCACCAATTAtatcaaagaggaaaaaatacagaagaattgTCAACTTGGCACCGAAGTTTAATCTACCAAGACAGATTGCTGGTAGtacagaggaagggaaggaagttTCGATAAAAGATGATGTTCCccaaaaaagtgttttggaagTGGGGCAAAAAAGCTTTCTAAGCAAGAACCATGGAGAGGAATGTGAACAGGCCCATGCTCTGCAGGAATATTCTGCACCTTACAGTGGCACCGAGGCAACCTGTTCCCTACTCACCCTGGATACAGATGCTCTGTTACATGATATTTCTTACATTCATTCAGAACAATCTTCTACACCAAAATATTCCTGCAGGGTTTCTGTAGTTTCCAGGATGAAGGAGGAGCAAGCTAGAACTCTTAAGCAACAACAGGTGGTTGATAAAAAAGAGGGCGAGAGTGAACAGTGTTCTTCAGAGGTTACAAATAGCCAACCAGATATTGTGTCTTCTGTTAAAGTTTTTTCTGAATATCCAGAAGTTTCTAGTATATTGGCAAGCTGCAGTGAAAGCGTGCGTGAAGCAGATGACCCTGAGCCAGCAGAGGCCTCACAACTTGAAGATAATCAAGATGAGAATATGAGATGTAGTTTTCTGGGACTTCCCTTATCGTTAGGATTTGCTTTTCAACTTGTGCAGCTCTTTGGTTCTCCAGGTCTTCCACTGG aatcCTTGTTGCCAGATGATTATATAGTTCCTCTTGACTGGAAAGTTTCAAAGATGATCTATTTACTGTGGAAGACCTCTGTGGAG gaaaaacagaaagcaaatctATCACAGGATGGAAATGCCTTGG aTTATATTATTAGTCTTGAAGatctaaataaaaatcaccAAGAGAATCAAGACTCTTCGGAAACACTTCCAGAAGTGGAGCTGTTTCAAGGGGTGACAGAGGAGAACATCCTGACCCATGCTAGCACTGACAGTCTGGATGATGTGTTTCATCGGTTGTGA
- the N4BP2L1 gene encoding NEDD4-binding protein 2-like 1 isoform X1 — protein MDEQLLRALGGLSLQPPRGRFGRRLVLLRGLPGAGKSTLARQLKHDYPSAVVLSTDDFFIKNGVYVFEPDFLEDAHKWNQKRARKAMKNGKSPVIVDNTNIHAWEMKPYVMMARENRYEVIFQEPDTPWKFNVQELTRRNIHHVPRQKIQQMKEQYEHNVTFHSVLWSEKPSRDERSSSGPNAACGTGAHSNAPAAFSNRRPRAAHTNTTPFH, from the exons atGGACGAGCAGCTGCTCCGCgccctgggggggctcagcctgcagcccccgcGGGGCCGCTTCGGCCggaggctggtgctgctgcgggggctgccgggcgcCGGGAAGAGCACCTTGGCCAG acaGCTGAAACATGACTATCCCAGTGCTGTAGTTCTTAGTACTGATGACTTCTTTATCAAAAATGGTGTATACGTGTTTGAGCCTGACTTCCTCGAGGATGCACACAAGTGGAACCAAAAGAGAG CACGCAAAGCAATGAAGAATGGGAAAAGCCCGGTTATTGTTGATAATACCAACATCCATGCTTGGGAAATGAAGCCGTATGTGATGATG GCACGTGAAAATCGGTATGAGGTTATATTCCAAGAACCAGATACACCCTGGAAGTTCAACGTTCAAGAACTGACAAG AAGAAACATTCATCATGTCCCTCGACAAAAGATACAGCAGATGAAAGAACAATATGAGCACAACGTTACCTTCCACAGCGTTCTGTGGTCTGAGAAACCAAGCAGAGATGAGAGAAGCTCCAGCGGACCAAATGCAGCTTGTGGCACGGGTGCCCATTCCAACGCCCCTGCAGCCTTCTCAAACAGAAGACCTCGTGCGGCACATACGAACACCACGCCATTTCACTGA
- the N4BP2L1 gene encoding NEDD4-binding protein 2-like 1 isoform X2: protein MDEQLLRALGGLSLQPPRGRFGRRLVLLRGLPGAGKSTLARQLKHDYPSAVVLSTDDFFIKNGVYVFEPDFLEDAHKWNQKRARKAMKNGKSPVIVDNTNIHAWEMKPYVMMARENRYEVIFQEPDTPWKFNVQELTRDKRQRSVAQGAGSSRGRQDLADGSQWLGAEGRAKWQSRRYCLQPHRQAETPSGLWKNSSH from the exons atGGACGAGCAGCTGCTCCGCgccctgggggggctcagcctgcagcccccgcGGGGCCGCTTCGGCCggaggctggtgctgctgcgggggctgccgggcgcCGGGAAGAGCACCTTGGCCAG acaGCTGAAACATGACTATCCCAGTGCTGTAGTTCTTAGTACTGATGACTTCTTTATCAAAAATGGTGTATACGTGTTTGAGCCTGACTTCCTCGAGGATGCACACAAGTGGAACCAAAAGAGAG CACGCAAAGCAATGAAGAATGGGAAAAGCCCGGTTATTGTTGATAATACCAACATCCATGCTTGGGAAATGAAGCCGTATGTGATGATG GCACGTGAAAATCGGTATGAGGTTATATTCCAAGAACCAGATACACCCTGGAAGTTCAACGTTCAAGAACTGACAAG AGACAAACGGCAGAGATCTGTGGCCCAGGGCGCTGGCAGCTCCAGGGGGAGGCAGGACTTGGCAGATGGCAGCCAGTGGCTTGGGGCTGAAGGCAG AGCTAAATGGCAAAGCCGAAGATACTGTTTGCAACCTCACAGACAGGCAGAAACTCCTAGTGGTCTTTGGAAAAACAGTTCCCACTGA
- the N4BP2L1 gene encoding NEDD4-binding protein 2-like 1 isoform X3, which yields MDEQLLRALGGLSLQPPRGRFGRRLVLLRGLPGAGKSTLARQLKHDYPSAVVLSTDDFFIKNGVYVFEPDFLEDAHKWNQKRARKAMKNGKSPVIVDNTNIHAWEMKPYVMMARENRYEVIFQEPDTPWKFNVQELTRDKRQRSVAQGAGSSRGRQDLADGSQWLGAEGRQAETPSGLWKNSSH from the exons atGGACGAGCAGCTGCTCCGCgccctgggggggctcagcctgcagcccccgcGGGGCCGCTTCGGCCggaggctggtgctgctgcgggggctgccgggcgcCGGGAAGAGCACCTTGGCCAG acaGCTGAAACATGACTATCCCAGTGCTGTAGTTCTTAGTACTGATGACTTCTTTATCAAAAATGGTGTATACGTGTTTGAGCCTGACTTCCTCGAGGATGCACACAAGTGGAACCAAAAGAGAG CACGCAAAGCAATGAAGAATGGGAAAAGCCCGGTTATTGTTGATAATACCAACATCCATGCTTGGGAAATGAAGCCGTATGTGATGATG GCACGTGAAAATCGGTATGAGGTTATATTCCAAGAACCAGATACACCCTGGAAGTTCAACGTTCAAGAACTGACAAG AGACAAACGGCAGAGATCTGTGGCCCAGGGCGCTGGCAGCTCCAGGGGGAGGCAGGACTTGGCAGATGGCAGCCAGTGGCTTGGGGCTGAAGGCAG ACAGGCAGAAACTCCTAGTGGTCTTTGGAAAAACAGTTCCCACTGA